From the genome of Runella rosea, one region includes:
- a CDS encoding LytR/AlgR family response regulator transcription factor — translation MNPILFLQESAVQLPRFHTKAGEQFIDLVRIVYLKAQLNYTVFQLSDGEQVVTSLSLGSYAALLESQGFIRIHKSYLLNLHYLQQCSLKPNHQLVLPDGKRAVIARRRRSMVKKIIK, via the coding sequence ATGAATCCAATTCTTTTTCTACAAGAAAGCGCGGTACAACTGCCGCGCTTTCATACCAAAGCAGGTGAACAGTTCATCGACCTTGTTCGCATTGTTTACCTCAAAGCCCAACTCAATTATACCGTATTTCAATTATCAGATGGGGAACAGGTAGTGACATCGTTATCTTTGGGTAGTTATGCGGCTTTATTGGAATCACAAGGTTTTATCAGAATTCATAAATCGTATTTGTTGAACCTGCACTACTTACAGCAATGTTCACTAAAGCCGAACCATCAATTGGTATTGCCCGACGGAAAGCGGGCGGTAATTGCCCGAAGGAGAAGATCGATGGTAAAAAAAATAATAAAATAA